The sequence CCGCCGCTCGCCACCTCATGAGTAAACTCACTTGTGCTGCCGCTCGACTTGCATGTGTTAGGCCTGCCGCCAGCGTTCAATCTGAGCCATGATCAAACTCTTCAATTAAAGTTTTGTTGTTTCCGAAGAAACAGCTCAATGAATTCTGTCATTTGTTTCCGCCATCTCTTCATAAAGAGAAGAAAGCGAAACCAAAATTATGTACATATTGCTATGAACACTCATCACCGAAGTGATTTGGAATCATTGATTTAATTCTTTGATTACTCGCCAAACGGCAGAGTAATTTCGATTAACTCAACACCTGTGAGTGTCCACACAGATTTCTTGTTTAGATTGTTAAAGAGCATCTCAGTCTCATCAGAGAACCTGAGCACCACACTGGGCGATTAACGCTTCCAGTTGGCTAGGGCTGCGTATTCTACGCATTTCCCTTGTCGCGTCAAGGCGTTTTTACAAACTTCTTGAGGCTTTCGAATCAACTGCACATTTTGCATTCGATTCACACCGAAACCGCATCCGCTTTCGCTGCCTGCCGTGTCAGTGGATGCGCATTATAGGCAGCAGAACTTTTTGTGCAAGCGCTTTTTGCAGGTTTTTATGATTATTTTTCAAATAGATTTTTACACCCAAGCTAGGCACAACCTACGCACTTGTTATACCCAAAGTTATCCACAAAACTGAATTTATACGCAAAATAAACCTAACAGCTAGCCTTTAATTAAGTAAACGAGTGAGTGCTACTGATAGAAGAAGGAATAACTGAGGAGTTCTGCATTATCAAGCAAGATGAGGACAATTGCTGTCAGTCGCTACTTTATACTTATTGAGATATAAAGTAGCGTAACGCGATGCACTATATATGTACTTATATAGGTACTTAACTTGCACTCCACAGAAGCTGTCCACAATCGGTAAGATCATACCCTCCTAAAAGGGCCGCCATTTGCCGCGTATGTCCACTACTTAACATAGTAAACAACTGTTGTAGTTGCCTGCGGAAGTAAATACTTTGCGGCATAACAAAGTCGAAGGACTCCTTTATCAGTGGAACAAAACTTAAACCACTCTCTAAAGCAACAGACTGACAACCAAAACCAATATCGGCATCTCCGCGAGCAATATAGCCAGCGAGCTCGCGCTCGCTATAAGCAGTGAGCACAACATTGAGCTGATCTAAACGTGCCCCATGCTTTAATAACCACTGTTCTAAATGTTGCTGACTCCCCGCACCGCCTTGGCGACTCACCCAGCGCCACGGCAAGGTGAGGACTTTATCCTCTTCTTGGCATCCGTGGTGCATATCGGGACGCATGATCAAGCCTTGTTGACGGGAGTAACCATGAACCATTATCCATTGTTGATGATTGTTATAACCTTTAAGCAGCGCCGGATGACGGATATTTCTATCTTCCATACTCCCCCAGTGCAAAGTACACACGTCAGCATAGCCCTTTGCCAATAACTCCAACCCCAAACGTGAACCAGTGGCACTGTAGCTGATCAGCTCGCGACTACCGACCTGCGCCATTAAGCGAGCCACTAACATAGACAGCAAAGGATCGTCACTACCGGTGATCAATAGTCGGTCAGTTAACATGCCGCTGTGGCAGGAATCCATCACCCAACGATCAATCAGTACCTTAGGGAATAACCATTTACCTGTGATCTTAGTTGCTGGCAAAATCCGGTCGTTCGCCATCGCGTAGACTTTCTTCTCATTAAGATCCAAATACTCAGCAACCTGCTTAGCGCTCATGTAAATCAATTCACTTGCGGATGTCATCTTTTACCCTTGTATTCCTATCTCTTATGAGTCCAATAGTTACCATTATTAAGGTTGTTATTTGCTTGGACTGGTATTCACATCAAATTCGAGATTTTCACTACCGTGATAGACCAAAAAGTGGCGTCCTTTCGCTCGGGCAATAATGGTAATGCCAAGATTTTGCGCAAGTTCTAAACCCATTTGCGTCACACCACTACGCGACAGCAATACAGGGATCCCCATTTTGGCGACCTTAATCACCATCTCTGAGGTTAGCCGACCCGTGGTGTAGAAGATTTTGTTATCACCTCTATCCTGAGCTAACCACATATCACCAGCTAAAGTGTCCACCGCGTTATGACGCCCAACATCTTCTACAAAGGCGAGGATTTGGTCGGCCTCACAGACACCACAGCCGTGAACAGCACCCGCATTTTTGTAGGTATCATTATATTCATTGATGTTTTTGAGCAAACTGTAGAGCGTACTTTGTTTAAGGCTTGGTCTCGGGAGCTGAATACCCTCTAAATCCTGCATAAAACTGCCATAGACTGTCCCTTGCCCACAACCTGAAGTCACGGTTTTTTCTGATAATTTTTTATCAATATCAGCAGTTTGCTCACGGGTTAATACCGCTGCAGAATTGACACCCCAATCAACAATCACTGACTCTAATTGGCTAACATCAGAAATAAACCCCTGATTTTTAAGATAACCAAGCGCTAGTGACTCAGGCTTAGCCCCTAATGTCATCAAGGTCACAATCGGGCGCCAGTTAAGGTAAACCGTTAAAGGGCGCTCACAGGCAACATGCTTATCAATCACCTCTCCCGTCTCATCCACCGCTTTAACAGCAATAGTGAGTGGCACTTCAGCCTGAGTTTTAACGAAGGTAAAGCTTCGCTTGGGCTGCGAAGGGCTGTCCTTGGGCTGAGTCTGCTGAGCAATATTCGAACTGTTATCAGAAATCATACTGTTACCGCTTTACGAGTGATGGCCCCAGCATAGCAATATTTATACCTAGGTATGAAACTCAGGATAAAATGCGTGATCCGTCGCAATCCTAAATATTTCGCTGAGCCGAAATGTCCCAGACAAAATGTCCACTCAGACAAAATGTCTCGCTTTCACCCCTATTTTGATGATCCACTTCAAACTAATTCACCCCATTTAATGGCATTAATATTGCAGAGACCTTTTATCACGAGAAGCAGGGGAATGAGAGCTGCGAGCCAAGGTTCCCCCTAACGGCTGAAACGGAGAGACAATGCAACATACCACTAGTGTTTGGCCTATGTATGTTTCCCTCAAAAAAGTAGAGAAACAAATAGGCCGTTGGACCTCAGTACAATGGGAAATCGATCATCTGCTTCCCGCAACCCACGAAGCCCCAGAAGGCGCAACCCTAGTACTGCTCGAATTGCATAAGGATGAACGCGCCAGTTACCGCATCAACCTCGATATGGACAATACCATGTTGTTCTTAGTCTGCGATGAGATGGCTGACGGTACTTGGGTACCCGCGTTACTTTCGGCAGATCAAAATGTTGCCGCAGGCTGCCTTGAAGGTAACACTCCAGTTATTAATATACTTATGCCTGAAGCAATCGCCTGCTGGATTGAAGCCTTTATCACCCAATACGGTGAAGTTGAAATCGCTGCTTATCGTCGTAAGCATGTCGATCACCGTAAAAATCAAGGCCCTAGCCACGACCCATTGCGGAGGGACTAATGGCAGATTCAACCCCGAAGGCAAACGGTTTTTTTAGCCGTTGGAGCCAACGTCGTGAGCAAGTGGCAGCTGAAGACAAGGCAGTAAAAACGCAAACAACGGCAGAGGAACTCACTGAAGACAAGGCTGAAGAGGTCACACTAGAGCCTGTCGCTGTGCAAGAATCCCAAGCTTCGCTCACTCAACCTGATGAAGATCCTAATCGCATCCTCACCGCAGAGGATCTACCCAATCCAAACGAGATTGAGATTGGCGGCAGTTTCGCTAAATTTATGGGCGCAAATGTTGACCCCGCAGCTAAAACAGCAGCGCTACGAGCCTTGTGGAAACAACCGCATTTCAATGAGATAGATGGTCTTTTGGAATATGCGCTCGACTACAGCAATCAGCCTAAGCTGACACCCGAGGTATCCGCCGAGTTAGCCCAAAAAGTATTCCGCTTTATCACCAAAGACAATGAAGAGTCAGACGAAGATCCGACCTCAAGGCCAGAGGATGCGGTGATGAGCGCAGAAAATACAATAGAATCAAAAAACAGTGATGTCGAAACCCAATTAGCTACCTCGCAGATTGCGGACAATTTGGATGGGGAGGCTGATGACCTACCCCAAAATGCACCAGAGCCGTTAGCTCAGATGCAAAAGCCAGTTGTTTAACGTCAGTTTAGCTAATTTTTATGTCCACAACTTTGGTATGTGAATTGCTGTACTAAGGAATAAAACTTAGATAAAAGCAGAAAAGGCAATAACTTAGTGTCACACCACCGCCCAAATCTGCAGCAAAACAGCTTTAATAGAGCAGCCAAAGTACTGTTCAGGAACGCAATGTGAGCACTCATTTGATGACCAATCAAACCCAGCTTGCGCTAAAACAAGCGCGGCAAAATGTGTTAGCCCAAACGCAGATTTTACAGAATCTGATCCCACCAACAGTGAGTTATACCACTGAAGGAACAGTGCTAATTATCGGTCCAGAGGATCTTGCACGCCTCGCTGCGGACAAATTGTCCACTATGGCGAGTCGAGTGATTTTGGCTAACGAAGCCATTACCAGCCAAGACGAAACACACCTTGAGCGCGTGATGGCAGCGGCGACGAATGTCGAAAGCTACTACAACAAACTCATTGGCATTAAAGGATTTTTAGGTCAATTCCAAGTTAGCGTTGAGCATCAAAATGGCGCCGCGGAGCTGAGTCTGGTGGCGATTCGTAAACCGCATTTTGACATGGTACTCGATTTAAGCAGCACCCCTTGCTTAAATCTTGAAATGCTACCACCGGGTTATTTCTATGTCGGCCAAGACGAAGCGAAGCTTGCCGAAGCGCTGGAGCAACTGCCTGAACTTGTTGGCAAGTTTGATAAACCTCGCTATGTCAAAATTAATGCTGATCTTTGTGCCCATGACCGCAATGGTATCAACGGCTGTAACCGTTGCCTCAACTTCTGTCCAGCAGATGCGATTAGCAGCGTCGCGAAGAAAATTGAGGTTGATCCTTACCTGTGCCATGGCGCCGGAAGCTGTGCGAGCACCTGTCCAACGGGAGCCATTAGTTACGATTTGCCAACACCGCAGGCTCTACATTCTTACCTGAATAAAATGATTAGTCGTTACCGCGAGCAGGCCCAAACTGCACCCGTGATCCTATTTCACGACAACGCGGTTGGCGCTGGCTTTATCAACGACGACTTAGCGGGGGATGTATTACCAGTCGCCCTTGAAGAAATCACCGTTGCCAGTATCGACCATTGGTTAGCGGCATTGGCTTGGGGCGCCCGCCAAGTGTTAGTTCTCAATACTGAGGCGACGGCCCCCACGCTCACGCAAATGCTGAAAGGTGAACTTGCCTTAGCAAACAGCATATTAGATGAAATGGGTCAGCCTCAGCGGCTCAGTCTTATCGACCCAAGTATGCTGGCCAATTTAGCATCCGTGCTCGACATTAGCCTTGATTGGCCAGTGATAGTGCCCGGGGCCTTTGCTTCATCCACTAAACGTAACACCTTGTTTGAAGCGATTGACCATCTGAACAGCCAAGCGGGCGAAATCAATACTTGTTTAAGTATCAACAACGTTCCCTACGGCAAAGTCAGTGTCAATGTCGAAAAATGCACTCTCTGTATGTCCTGCGTGGCGATTTGCCCGACCATGGCATTACAAGATGGTGGCGACAAACCTGCACTACACTTTATTGAGCAAAACTGTG comes from Shewanella oneidensis MR-1 and encodes:
- a CDS encoding formate dehydrogenase accessory sulfurtransferase FdhD, with product MISDNSSNIAQQTQPKDSPSQPKRSFTFVKTQAEVPLTIAVKAVDETGEVIDKHVACERPLTVYLNWRPIVTLMTLGAKPESLALGYLKNQGFISDVSQLESVIVDWGVNSAAVLTREQTADIDKKLSEKTVTSGCGQGTVYGSFMQDLEGIQLPRPSLKQSTLYSLLKNINEYNDTYKNAGAVHGCGVCEADQILAFVEDVGRHNAVDTLAGDMWLAQDRGDNKIFYTTGRLTSEMVIKVAKMGIPVLLSRSGVTQMGLELAQNLGITIIARAKGRHFLVYHGSENLEFDVNTSPSK
- a CDS encoding DUF3305 domain-containing protein — translated: MQHTTSVWPMYVSLKKVEKQIGRWTSVQWEIDHLLPATHEAPEGATLVLLELHKDERASYRINLDMDNTMLFLVCDEMADGTWVPALLSADQNVAAGCLEGNTPVINILMPEAIACWIEAFITQYGEVEIAAYRRKHVDHRKNQGPSHDPLRRD
- a CDS encoding DUF3306 domain-containing protein, encoding MADSTPKANGFFSRWSQRREQVAAEDKAVKTQTTAEELTEDKAEEVTLEPVAVQESQASLTQPDEDPNRILTAEDLPNPNEIEIGGSFAKFMGANVDPAAKTAALRALWKQPHFNEIDGLLEYALDYSNQPKLTPEVSAELAQKVFRFITKDNEESDEDPTSRPEDAVMSAENTIESKNSDVETQLATSQIADNLDGEADDLPQNAPEPLAQMQKPVV
- a CDS encoding 4Fe-4S binding protein encodes the protein MTNQTQLALKQARQNVLAQTQILQNLIPPTVSYTTEGTVLIIGPEDLARLAADKLSTMASRVILANEAITSQDETHLERVMAAATNVESYYNKLIGIKGFLGQFQVSVEHQNGAAELSLVAIRKPHFDMVLDLSSTPCLNLEMLPPGYFYVGQDEAKLAEALEQLPELVGKFDKPRYVKINADLCAHDRNGINGCNRCLNFCPADAISSVAKKIEVDPYLCHGAGSCASTCPTGAISYDLPTPQALHSYLNKMISRYREQAQTAPVILFHDNAVGAGFINDDLAGDVLPVALEEITVASIDHWLAALAWGARQVLVLNTEATAPTLTQMLKGELALANSILDEMGQPQRLSLIDPSMLANLASVLDISLDWPVIVPGAFASSTKRNTLFEAIDHLNSQAGEINTCLSINNVPYGKVSVNVEKCTLCMSCVAICPTMALQDGGDKPALHFIEQNCVQCGLCESACPEKVISLTPQINFDKAARQQQHTLKEEAPFECIRCGSPFATQSMVHRMLDMVGAHSAFSANIERLKMCGDCRVKDMFEDILQDPEKQLR
- a CDS encoding helix-turn-helix transcriptional regulator, producing the protein MTSASELIYMSAKQVAEYLDLNEKKVYAMANDRILPATKITGKWLFPKVLIDRWVMDSCHSGMLTDRLLITGSDDPLLSMLVARLMAQVGSRELISYSATGSRLGLELLAKGYADVCTLHWGSMEDRNIRHPALLKGYNNHQQWIMVHGYSRQQGLIMRPDMHHGCQEEDKVLTLPWRWVSRQGGAGSQQHLEQWLLKHGARLDQLNVVLTAYSERELAGYIARGDADIGFGCQSVALESGLSFVPLIKESFDFVMPQSIYFRRQLQQLFTMLSSGHTRQMAALLGGYDLTDCGQLLWSAS